In one Parageobacillus genomosp. 1 genomic region, the following are encoded:
- the cls gene encoding cardiolipin synthase, protein MIVFFVIVIILALIFLDDKLGTFIFQHKNKKIVYPRRHSGISFFINGTHLFSDYFAEIRQAKHHIHILFYIIKDDETSEPFFQLLKQKAKEGVRVRLLVDWVGSFGLPKALIRSLKASGIEFAYTHKPRFPFFFYWLNRRNHRKITVIDGKIGYIGGFNIGREYVGKDPNFGEWRDYHLKITGEGVHDLQTQFLRDWEEATKTTFAKDEYFPPLQAGAITHQLIAVNGHGLEQQFIDVIGRAKKEIIIGSPYFIPSRPVMNALLDALRRGVNVTVLVPLKADHLLVKEAAYPYFYRLLKAGARIYRFYQGFYHAKTIVVDEECCDIGTANFDKRSLFFNSEINCYIYDRDFVQKVKKAITHDLARSEPLTLDFWKKRTVWERGKESIATLLSAWL, encoded by the coding sequence ATGATTGTATTTTTCGTTATTGTTATTATATTAGCGCTAATATTTCTTGATGACAAGCTCGGAACGTTCATTTTCCAACATAAAAACAAAAAAATCGTCTATCCGCGGCGCCATAGCGGTATTTCTTTTTTTATCAACGGAACGCATCTTTTTTCCGATTATTTTGCGGAGATTCGCCAGGCGAAACACCATATTCACATTTTGTTTTACATCATTAAAGATGATGAGACGAGCGAACCGTTTTTTCAATTGCTAAAACAAAAAGCAAAGGAAGGGGTTCGCGTCCGCCTTCTCGTCGATTGGGTCGGAAGCTTCGGCTTGCCAAAAGCACTGATTCGTTCATTAAAAGCGAGCGGCATCGAATTCGCCTACACACATAAACCGCGCTTTCCGTTTTTCTTCTACTGGTTAAATCGGCGCAACCATCGAAAAATTACCGTGATCGACGGAAAAATCGGGTATATCGGCGGCTTTAATATCGGCAGGGAATATGTTGGAAAAGATCCAAATTTCGGGGAATGGCGTGATTACCATTTAAAAATTACCGGCGAAGGGGTTCATGATTTGCAAACGCAGTTTTTGCGCGACTGGGAAGAGGCAACGAAAACTACCTTTGCCAAAGACGAATATTTTCCTCCTCTTCAAGCAGGCGCAATCACCCATCAACTGATCGCGGTGAACGGTCATGGGCTCGAACAGCAATTTATTGATGTCATCGGCCGTGCCAAAAAAGAAATTATCATCGGCAGCCCCTATTTCATTCCTAGCCGCCCGGTGATGAATGCACTGTTAGACGCACTTCGACGCGGCGTCAACGTGACGGTTCTCGTCCCGCTAAAGGCGGATCACTTATTGGTCAAAGAGGCTGCCTATCCTTATTTTTACCGCCTGTTAAAAGCCGGAGCGCGTATTTATCGCTTTTATCAAGGGTTTTATCATGCGAAAACGATCGTAGTTGATGAGGAGTGCTGTGACATCGGCACCGCCAATTTTGACAAACGAAGCCTGTTTTTTAATAGCGAGATCAATTGTTATATATATGACCGCGATTTTGTTCAGAAAGTAAAAAAAGCGATCACACACGATTTAGCCCGCTCGGAACCGCTGACGCTTGATTTTTGGAAAAAACGCACGGTATGGGAGCGCGGCAAAGAATCGATAGCGACGCTTCTCTCTGCTTGGCTGTAA
- a CDS encoding XapX domain-containing protein codes for MKEVILSLLTGMVVGFLFTLFRLPIPAPPALAGIAGIVGVYLGMKIFEWVSYFWK; via the coding sequence ATGAAAGAAGTGATTTTATCGCTGCTAACTGGGATGGTGGTCGGCTTTTTATTTACGCTGTTCCGTTTGCCGATTCCTGCTCCGCCGGCTTTAGCTGGTATTGCTGGGATTGTCGGGGTATACTTAGGGATGAAAATATTTGAATGGGTTAGCTATTTTTGGAAATAA
- the argS gene encoding arginine--tRNA ligase encodes MNIVEQMKERIKEEIKRAVISAGLAKEEEMPDVILEVPREKAHGDYSTNMAMQLARIAKKPPRAIAEEIVQHFDRTKASIANIDIAGPGFINFYMDNRYLTELVPTIIQAGQAYGETNVGNGQKVQVEFVSANPTGDLHLGHARGAAVGDSLCNILAKAGFDVTREYYINDAGNQIYNLAKSVEARYFQALGIEKAMPEDGYYGEDIVEIGKKLAEEHGDKFVHIDEQERLAFFREYGLNYELEKIKKDLADFRVSFDVWYSETSLYTSGKIDEALAALRERGHIYEKDGATWFRSTAFGDDKDRVLIKKDGTYTYLLPDIAYHQDKLRRGFAKIINIWGADHHGYIPRMKAAIAALGYDPDVLEVEIIQLVNLYQNGERVKMSKRTGKAVTMRELMEEVGLDAVRYFFAMRSSDTHLDFDMDLAVSQSNENPVYYVQYAHARVSSILRQGEEQNLSYEGDLQLDYIETEKEIELLKKLGEFPSAVAEAAVKRMPHRVTGYVFELASALHSFYNAEKVLDPENIEKSRARLALMKAVQITLQNALALIGVSAPEKM; translated from the coding sequence ATGAACATTGTCGAACAAATGAAGGAACGGATCAAAGAAGAAATTAAGCGCGCCGTCATTAGCGCCGGACTTGCGAAAGAGGAAGAAATGCCGGATGTGATTTTAGAAGTGCCGAGAGAAAAAGCGCACGGCGACTATTCGACGAATATGGCAATGCAGCTGGCCCGCATTGCGAAAAAACCGCCGCGGGCGATCGCGGAAGAAATCGTGCAGCACTTCGACCGCACAAAAGCGTCCATCGCCAACATCGACATTGCCGGTCCAGGGTTTATTAACTTTTATATGGACAACCGTTATTTAACGGAACTGGTTCCAACAATCATTCAAGCAGGACAAGCTTATGGGGAAACGAACGTCGGAAACGGGCAAAAAGTGCAAGTCGAGTTTGTTTCCGCTAACCCAACCGGCGATTTGCATTTAGGCCATGCCCGCGGTGCTGCGGTCGGCGATTCGCTATGCAATATTTTAGCAAAAGCCGGATTTGATGTGACGCGTGAATATTATATTAACGATGCCGGCAATCAAATTTACAACCTAGCTAAATCGGTTGAAGCCCGTTACTTCCAGGCGCTCGGCATCGAGAAAGCCATGCCGGAAGACGGCTATTACGGCGAAGATATTGTCGAAATCGGCAAAAAGCTGGCCGAGGAGCATGGCGACAAATTTGTCCATATCGATGAACAAGAGCGGCTTGCCTTTTTCCGCGAGTACGGACTCAACTATGAATTAGAAAAGATTAAAAAAGATTTGGCCGATTTCCGCGTCTCGTTCGATGTTTGGTATTCGGAAACATCTTTATATACAAGCGGAAAAATTGATGAAGCGCTGGCGGCGCTGCGCGAACGCGGCCATATTTACGAAAAAGACGGGGCGACATGGTTCCGCTCCACGGCGTTTGGCGATGACAAAGACCGCGTGTTAATCAAAAAAGACGGCACGTATACGTATTTACTGCCGGACATTGCCTACCATCAAGATAAGCTGCGCCGCGGATTTGCGAAAATTATTAACATTTGGGGCGCCGACCATCACGGCTATATTCCGCGGATGAAAGCGGCGATTGCGGCGCTCGGCTATGACCCGGACGTGTTGGAAGTGGAAATTATTCAATTAGTCAACTTGTACCAAAATGGCGAACGGGTCAAAATGAGCAAGCGTACCGGCAAAGCGGTGACGATGCGCGAATTAATGGAAGAGGTTGGCTTGGATGCCGTTCGCTACTTCTTTGCGATGCGCTCGAGCGACACGCATTTGGATTTTGATATGGACCTTGCCGTTTCGCAGTCGAATGAAAATCCGGTCTACTATGTGCAATATGCGCATGCCCGCGTCTCGAGCATTCTCCGCCAGGGCGAGGAGCAAAACTTATCGTATGAAGGCGATTTGCAACTTGATTATATCGAAACGGAAAAAGAAATCGAGCTGTTGAAAAAGCTTGGCGAGTTCCCAAGTGCCGTGGCAGAAGCGGCTGTGAAGCGGATGCCGCACCGCGTGACCGGCTACGTGTTTGAGCTGGCGTCGGCACTGCATAGCTTTTACAATGCGGAAAAAGTATTAGATCCGGAAAACATTGAAAAAAGCCGGGCGCGTTTAGCGCTCATGAAAGCCGTGCAAATTACGCTGCAAAACGCGCTGGCGCTCATCGGCGTATCGGCGCCGGAAAAAATGTGA
- a CDS encoding DUF1934 domain-containing protein: MEKQNGIPMQLKQVTDIRDGLHKETVVLEAKGLYYIKENAMYLQFEEQHELGNIKTIVKITNGEVVVIRSGAVHMRHAFRETEETTGHYRTSFGQWTMKTKTDHIEFHYDDRRKKGQLFVSYQLQMQNEKIGRHAMTIMFKGV, from the coding sequence ATGGAGAAACAAAACGGAATCCCGATGCAGCTGAAACAAGTGACCGATATTCGTGACGGGCTGCACAAAGAAACGGTTGTGTTAGAAGCAAAAGGGCTTTACTACATAAAAGAAAATGCCATGTATTTGCAATTTGAGGAGCAGCACGAACTCGGCAACATTAAGACGATCGTCAAAATAACGAACGGGGAAGTGGTCGTCATTCGTTCCGGAGCGGTGCATATGCGCCATGCGTTCCGCGAAACGGAAGAAACGACCGGCCATTACCGCACTTCGTTCGGGCAATGGACGATGAAAACAAAAACCGATCATATCGAGTTTCATTATGATGACAGGCGGAAAAAAGGGCAGTTGTTTGTATCGTACCAGCTGCAGATGCAAAATGAAAAAATAGGCCGCCATGCGATGACGATTATGTTTAAGGGGGTATAG
- a CDS encoding cytochrome-c oxidase — translation MGIRLIKISAVYFMIGVCLGLYMSISHSFTLTPVHVHINLLGWTALTLAGIIYHLFPQAAATKLAKTHFWLHNIGLPLMMIGLIFVVYGNNAWIPVTALGGTLVVIAVIVFTINVLQNVKQP, via the coding sequence ATGGGGATACGACTTATTAAAATTTCCGCCGTTTATTTTATGATTGGGGTATGTTTAGGACTTTACATGTCGATTTCCCACTCATTTACGTTGACCCCGGTTCACGTTCACATCAACTTGCTTGGCTGGACCGCGTTAACGCTAGCTGGAATTATTTATCATTTATTCCCGCAAGCAGCAGCAACAAAACTAGCAAAAACCCACTTTTGGCTTCATAATATCGGCTTGCCACTCATGATGATTGGTCTTATTTTTGTCGTTTATGGAAACAATGCATGGATCCCAGTTACTGCCCTTGGCGGAACACTTGTCGTCATCGCTGTCATCGTCTTTACGATCAATGTGTTGCAAAATGTAAAACAACCATAA
- the speB gene encoding agmatinase has protein sequence MRFDEAYSGNVFIGSHPNFAESEAVIYGMPMDWTVSYRPGSRFGPARIREVSIGLEEYSPYLDRELREVKYFDAGDIPLPFGNAQRSLDMIEDFVDQILAADKFPLGIGGEHLVSWPVIKAVYKKYPDLAVIHMDAHTDLREHYEGEPLSHATPIRKAADLIGPTNVFSFGIRSGMKEEFEWAKENGMYIAKFEVLNPLREVLPKLAGRPVYVTIDIDVLDPAHAPGTGTVDAGGITSKELLAAIHEIAKSDVRVVGADLVEVAPIYDHSEQTANTASKLIREMILGWVPKRR, from the coding sequence ATGAGATTTGACGAGGCGTATTCGGGCAATGTGTTTATCGGAAGCCACCCGAATTTTGCGGAAAGCGAAGCGGTGATTTACGGGATGCCGATGGACTGGACGGTAAGCTATCGCCCTGGCTCCCGCTTCGGTCCGGCCCGCATCCGTGAAGTATCCATCGGGCTCGAGGAATATAGCCCATATTTAGACCGCGAACTTAGAGAAGTGAAATATTTTGACGCCGGCGATATTCCGCTTCCGTTTGGAAACGCGCAACGCAGCTTGGATATGATCGAAGACTTTGTCGATCAAATTTTAGCCGCAGATAAATTTCCGCTTGGCATCGGCGGTGAGCATCTCGTTTCCTGGCCGGTCATTAAAGCGGTATATAAAAAATATCCGGATTTAGCAGTTATCCATATGGACGCCCATACCGACTTGCGTGAACATTACGAGGGCGAGCCGCTGTCCCACGCGACGCCGATTCGCAAAGCAGCCGATTTAATCGGACCGACAAACGTCTTTTCGTTCGGCATTCGTTCCGGCATGAAAGAAGAATTCGAATGGGCGAAAGAAAACGGCATGTACATCGCGAAATTTGAAGTGCTCAATCCGCTTCGGGAAGTGCTGCCAAAGCTGGCTGGGCGTCCGGTGTACGTGACGATTGACATCGACGTTTTAGACCCTGCGCATGCCCCGGGTACGGGAACGGTCGACGCCGGCGGCATTACATCGAAAGAACTATTGGCGGCCATTCATGAAATCGCGAAATCGGATGTTCGCGTCGTTGGTGCCGATTTAGTGGAAGTAGCGCCGATTTATGACCATTCCGAACAAACGGCCAACACCGCAAGCAAACTCATTCGCGAAATGATTCTCGGCTGGGTGCCAAAACGCCGCTGA
- the speE gene encoding polyamine aminopropyltransferase, producing MELWFTEKQTEHFGITARIKRTLHTEQTPFQKLDMVETEQFGNMLILDGMVMTTQKDEFVYHEMVAHVPLFTHPNPENVLVVGGGDGGVIREVLKHPSVKKATLVEIDGKVIECSKKYLPEIAGKLDDPRVEVKVDDGFMHIAKSENEYDVIMVDSTEPVGPAVNLFTKGFYAGIAKALKEDGIFVAQTDNPWFKADLIRNVYRDVREIFPITRLYTANIPTYPSGLWTFTIGSKKYDPLEVSDDRFHDIETKYYTKELHKACFVLPKFVADLLK from the coding sequence ATGGAATTATGGTTTACCGAAAAACAGACAGAGCATTTTGGCATTACAGCGAGAATTAAACGTACTTTACATACAGAACAAACTCCATTCCAAAAGCTGGACATGGTCGAAACAGAACAGTTCGGCAACATGCTTATTTTAGATGGAATGGTGATGACAACGCAAAAAGACGAATTTGTCTACCATGAAATGGTCGCGCACGTTCCGCTGTTCACCCATCCAAATCCGGAAAATGTGCTTGTTGTCGGCGGAGGCGATGGCGGTGTCATCCGCGAAGTGCTGAAACATCCAAGCGTCAAAAAAGCGACGCTCGTAGAAATTGACGGCAAAGTTATTGAATGCTCGAAAAAATATTTGCCGGAGATCGCCGGAAAGCTTGACGATCCGCGCGTTGAAGTAAAAGTGGATGACGGTTTTATGCATATTGCAAAAAGCGAAAATGAATACGATGTCATTATGGTCGATTCGACAGAGCCGGTCGGTCCGGCAGTAAATTTATTTACGAAAGGATTTTACGCCGGCATCGCCAAAGCGTTGAAAGAAGACGGTATTTTTGTCGCTCAGACTGATAACCCTTGGTTTAAGGCGGATTTAATCCGCAACGTATACCGCGACGTGCGCGAAATTTTCCCGATTACGCGTTTATATACGGCAAACATCCCAACGTATCCAAGCGGGCTTTGGACGTTTACGATCGGTTCGAAAAAATACGATCCGCTTGAAGTAAGCGATGATCGCTTCCATGATATCGAGACGAAATATTACACGAAAGAGCTGCATAAAGCGTGCTTTGTGCTGCCGAAATTTGTTGCTGATTTATTGAAATGA
- a CDS encoding transglycosylase domain-containing protein has translation MEIIPSSRFRGTWKYIRAFAFISFILAILSAVTLGGFILFAKIKGAPPLAVPQTTIFYADDGTKIGESDNGQKRYWVKLDDISPYVIQATIAVEDRKFYEHHGFDIKRIIGAVAADIKAMAKVQGASTITQQYARNLFLTHDKTWTRKLQEALYTIRLEANYSKNQILEGYLNTIYYGHGAYGIEAAARYYFGKHAKDLTLSEAAMLAGIPKGPYYYSPLINEKRAKARQKTVLLSMEQSGYINKKEAEQAYQDKLVYTHHHEMKQKNIAPYFQDVVKHVLRNQLGLDERTIELGGLRVYTSLDPHMQKIAEQEINAIIDPHSQIQAALVAMDPRTGEVKALVGGRDYEKSPFNRAVQAQRQPGSTFKPFLYYAAIREGFTPSTQMRSELTTFTFDNGKATYTPHNYNDYYANDAITLAQAIALSDNVFAVKTHLFIGENKLVETAKKLGITSKLKAVPSLALGTSPVKVIDMVKAYSAFANNGKKVEPVFIKKVVNQQGEIIYEYKPESKQVLDPDAAYVTTQLMTGMFDPKLNDYTTVTGQSIRKQITRPYAGKSGTTETDSWMIGFAPQLVAGVWTGYDRGETIDKMVEKQYAKQIWVRFMEKSLQGKPKKKFKPTKGVVGVYVDPDNGKLATKSCPVRRLTYYITGTEPNEYCTDHLPEKKAKKKEKKKHWFEKWFPWF, from the coding sequence TTGGAAATCATCCCAAGCAGCCGGTTTCGCGGGACGTGGAAATATATTCGGGCGTTCGCCTTTATTAGTTTCATCCTAGCAATCTTATCGGCCGTTACGCTTGGCGGCTTCATCTTATTTGCAAAAATCAAAGGCGCTCCTCCTTTAGCGGTGCCGCAAACAACGATTTTTTATGCAGATGACGGCACAAAAATCGGCGAAAGCGATAACGGGCAAAAGCGCTACTGGGTCAAGCTTGACGATATATCCCCTTATGTCATACAGGCGACAATTGCTGTAGAAGACCGCAAGTTTTACGAACATCACGGCTTTGATATCAAACGGATTATCGGCGCTGTCGCCGCGGATATAAAAGCGATGGCGAAAGTACAAGGAGCGAGCACGATCACTCAGCAATACGCGCGCAATTTATTTTTAACTCACGATAAGACATGGACAAGAAAATTACAAGAGGCGCTTTACACGATCCGCCTTGAAGCCAATTACAGCAAAAATCAAATTCTTGAAGGTTATTTGAACACGATTTACTACGGTCACGGCGCTTACGGGATCGAGGCAGCGGCCCGCTATTATTTCGGCAAACATGCAAAAGACCTTACGCTAAGCGAAGCGGCGATGTTAGCCGGCATCCCGAAAGGTCCGTACTACTACTCTCCGTTGATTAACGAAAAGAGGGCCAAGGCGCGGCAAAAAACGGTGCTGTTATCGATGGAACAATCCGGATACATCAACAAAAAAGAAGCGGAGCAAGCGTATCAAGACAAGCTTGTTTATACACATCATCACGAAATGAAACAAAAAAATATTGCCCCTTATTTTCAAGACGTTGTTAAACATGTGCTGCGCAATCAATTAGGACTTGACGAACGAACAATCGAGTTGGGCGGCCTGCGCGTATATACATCGCTCGATCCGCACATGCAAAAAATCGCGGAACAGGAAATAAACGCGATCATTGACCCGCACTCCCAAATTCAAGCCGCACTCGTCGCGATGGACCCGCGCACGGGAGAAGTAAAAGCGCTCGTCGGCGGCAGGGACTATGAAAAAAGTCCGTTTAACCGCGCTGTGCAGGCACAGCGGCAGCCGGGATCCACCTTTAAACCGTTTTTATACTATGCCGCAATTCGCGAAGGTTTCACCCCTTCCACGCAAATGCGCAGCGAACTGACGACGTTTACGTTTGATAACGGCAAAGCGACCTATACCCCGCATAACTATAATGACTACTATGCCAATGACGCGATTACACTTGCGCAGGCAATCGCCTTATCGGATAACGTGTTTGCCGTTAAAACCCATTTATTTATCGGTGAAAACAAGCTCGTGGAAACGGCAAAAAAGCTAGGGATTACAAGCAAATTAAAGGCAGTCCCGTCGCTAGCGCTCGGCACCTCGCCGGTCAAAGTGATCGATATGGTCAAAGCCTACAGCGCCTTTGCTAATAACGGCAAAAAAGTCGAGCCTGTTTTTATCAAAAAAGTCGTCAACCAGCAGGGAGAAATCATTTACGAATACAAACCGGAAAGCAAACAAGTGCTTGATCCTGACGCCGCTTACGTCACGACCCAGCTGATGACGGGCATGTTTGACCCGAAATTAAATGATTACACGACGGTAACCGGCCAATCGATTCGCAAACAGATAACACGTCCATATGCCGGCAAATCGGGAACAACCGAAACGGATAGCTGGATGATCGGATTTGCGCCGCAATTAGTAGCAGGAGTATGGACGGGTTACGACCGCGGGGAAACGATTGATAAAATGGTGGAGAAACAATATGCAAAACAAATTTGGGTTCGCTTCATGGAAAAAAGCTTGCAAGGAAAGCCAAAGAAAAAGTTTAAGCCGACAAAAGGCGTCGTCGGCGTGTACGTCGATCCAGATAACGGCAAACTTGCGACAAAATCATGTCCAGTAAGGCGGCTTACTTATTATATTACCGGCACCGAACCGAACGAATACTGCACAGATCATTTACCTGAAAAGAAAGCAAAGAAAAAAGAGAAAAAGAAACATTGGTTCGA